The following nucleotide sequence is from Candidatus Eisenbacteria bacterium.
GTAACAGGTACCCGGTGGAATGGATTCCTGTTCTTCGGCATTGCCAAGAGGGGGAACGGAAAATGACCGGCCGGAAGGGACGCAAGACGACAAAGAAGCCAGATGTCGTTCGCTGCGCCATCTACACCCGCAAGTCCACCGACGAGGGACTGGATTCCGACTTCAACACCCTCGATGCCCAGCGGGAGGCGGCTGAGGCATACATCGCCAGCCAGAAGGCGGAAGGCTGGACATTCCTCCCGGACCGGTACGATGACGGCGGGTTCAGCGGTGGCACGATGGACCGCCCGGCGTTGCGGCAGCTCTTGGCCGACGTGGAGGGTGGGAAGGTTGATTGCGTTGCTGTGTATAAGCTCGATCGATTGTCCCGCTCGCTTCTCGATTTCGCCCGACTGATGGAGATGCTTGAGAGTCATGGCGTCGCCCTCGTCA
It contains:
- a CDS encoding recombinase family protein, which produces MTGRKGRKTTKKPDVVRCAIYTRKSTDEGLDSDFNTLDAQREAAEAYIASQKAEGWTFLPDRYDDGGFSGGTMDRPALRQLLADVEGGKVDCVAVYKLDRLSRSLLDFARLMEMLESHGVALV